TTAGAAATACAGCGCCTGATAGGNAGAAGCCTTCGGTCTGTTGCCAATCTTGATAAATTTGGCGAGAGACAAGTGCGCTTGGATTGCGATGTGCTGCAGGCGGATGGGGGCACGAGAACTGCATCTATCACCGGTGCTTATGTGGCCTTGAACCAAGCTTTCGAGCGTCTTCGACTTGAGCAGCTAATTGAGGTCAATCCACTGTTCGATCAGGTAGCGGCAATTTCTTGCGGGGTTGTAAAAGGACAAATTGTTGTCGATCTTGACTATGATGAAGACAGCAACGCTGAGGTTGACGCGAACTTCGTTCTTTGTTCAGGAGGGGGCCTTATAGAAGTGCAGGCCAGCGGGGAAGGGGGGCCGTTTACAAAAGAACAATTTAATAAAATGTTAGCATTGGCAGAAATCAGCTGCCAGGAATTGTTCGTGCATCAGAGAGATCACCTCTTAAGTCGAGAATAAATCAGCAGTTCTCTCGAATAGGCCTGGGTTTCCAACATGACAACCATCAACCTATAGCAAGGAGCCATTCATTGGCATTACTAAGTGGCCAACAAGTAATCATAGCAAGCCATAACCCTGGCAAAGTCAGAGAGATGCGGGCTATTCTTGCTCCCCTTAATTTGAAGGTCATAGCAGCGTCGGATATGCAACTGAAAGAGCCTGTCGAAGATGGCGACACCTTTGCCGCCAACGCCGAAATTAAGGCAACCAGCGCAAGCCGATCGACAGGATTACCCGCCATTGCAGATGACTCGGGCCTGGTAGTGCCTGCCCTCAACGGCTGCCCGGGGATTTATTCAGCTCGCTGGGCCGGGCCTGAAAAAAATTACACAAAGGCCATTAACCTAATAAAAACACGATTAGGTAACCTGAGTAAAAATGCTCACTTTACATGCGCCCTCACTGTCTCANTTCCCTCTGGTATATGCCAAACCTTTATAGGGCAAGTGTTTGGACGGCTAACGTTCCCGTCCCGGGGAACAAAAGGCTTCGGCTACGATCCAATCTTTATACCAGACGGCTACTCCGAAACATTTGGCGAGATGGACCAAAACACTAAACATGCAATAAGCCACCGCTCCCAGGCATTCAACCAATTGCGCGAGGAGCTACTGTAAGTCATGGAATTGCATCAAAGATATGCCCACCACGATACCCAACATTAATCATGCCCTAAGATGCCAATCGCAAGAGCAGGCAGACCTCGCTATCTATGTGCATTGGCCGTATTGCCTCTCCAAATGTCCATATTGTGACTTTAATAGTCACGTTGAACAGAGTGTGCCCCCTAGCGATTGGAGCGCCGCCATTAGGAAGCAAATTAAGGAGGGAGCAAAGTTACTAGGACCTAGAAAAATAACCAGCATATTTTTTGGGGGTGGTACACCCTCGCTAATGGAGCCAAAAATAGTCGGAGAAATTATCGATCAAATCGGACAGCAGTGGCACCTTCAGGACAGTGTTGAGATTACCCTTGAGGCTAATCCAAATTCTTCCGAAGCAGAGAAATTTGCAGACCTTCGGAACGCTGGTGTTAATCGCCTGTCTTTAGGCGTCCAGTCTCTGGTTGATAGGGATCTTAAGTTTCTAGGCCGTGAACACACTGCGAGAGAAGCAAGGGCGGCCGCTGAGATCGCTCGTGATACCTTTACTCATTCCTCCATTGACCTCATTTACTCCCGTCCAGCCCAGACCATGGACCAGTGGGAGAAGGAACTAAGAGAGGCTATTGGGCTAGTGGGCGACCACATTTCCGTATATCAACTAACAATCGAAAGGGGGACAGCATTCTATGCCAGACAGAAAAGTGGCGNTCTTTTGATACCCAATGATGACACGGCTGTTCAGCTATATCGACAAACTCAGTCATTACTATGCGATTTGGGGCTACCTGCATACGAAATCTCCAACCACGCCCACCCGGGCAGCGAGAGCCAGCACAACCTGGCGTATTGGCTTTACAAGGACTACCTCGGCGTGGGACCAGGCGCTCACAGCCGCNTAACTTTAGATGGTCGAATTTACGCACTTTCTCAACTACGGTCCCCCGCAAAATGGTTTAGAGAAAGTAAGATGGGGAACTTTTTGGAAAACTGCCGGGACAGCCTAAGCCTATTGCAGAGCACAAGAGAAATAGTAATCATGGGATTACGCCTTCACCAGGGCATTAGCAAANAATGGTTTGAGAAACGTACGGGTCATCTCCTAGATGAAATGTTGGATTTCAGTGTCCTCAGGAATCTCTCCGTAAATAATTTCATCATAAATAACACGGAAAAACTTCAACTTACCACTCGCGGCCGCCCGCTCCTGAATGCTATCATTGAGCGACTGCTACCATAGCAAGGCCTTCAACCTAACTAGTACGAAAACCGTTGCAAGGCGGGATCAATTACTTTAGATCCCCGTCTGGTTACCTCATATACCGCAAGAGGCCGGTCCGTCCGACCACTTTTTCGAAAACGGAATATGCCCTGGATACCATGAAAGCCGGCGTCATCTAACAGCAAATCGTTAATGTCATAACCACTCTGTGTACCGGCCAACAATTTTCCAACTAATGAAATAGCGTCATAAGCTAAAGCTGCCCGAAAGGGCGGCGGCGAGCCGAAAGCAGTTTGATAGTCCTGATTAAACTGCTCAAAGTCCCCGGGGGCCGGGCCGGCAAACCACCCTCCTCTTAACGCTGGCTCCTGACCTAGTCCTTGGGACCTCCACAGTGCGGTCCCCAATAACTGCACAGAGGCCATATCTACATCATAATAGGGCAGGCGGGTTGCGATAGCACGGAGCTGATCGCCGCCAGCAGCGATCAAAATACACTCCAGAGGTATGCCGGACCCCTCCGCCGCGTGCCCAGCAGCCAACTCCTTAACGACGGCAGTTATATCACTACCATCAGAAGAAAATACCGCAACACTTTCGCTGACCGCGGCCCGACCATCGCTTCTCACAAAGGCCTCGGACACCGCTTCACCATATGCACTATCCGGGACTATAGCCAGCCCACAAAGATTTCCTTCGCGTGTCGCAAACGAGAGAATGCGCCCTACTTCCTGTTCTGGAGTAAATCCAAAAACATGGATTCCCTCACCTGCAACAGTAATATCATTTGAAAACACAATTGTCGGAATATTGGCAGAACTGATCAAAGGAGCTACGGACCGCACAGACGTGTTGAACAATGGACCAACAATGACATCTGCGCCCACAGAAATAAGAGACATTGCAGCAGCGTACGCGCCCTCTGGAGTTCCTTTTGTATCTCTTATGATCAGTTCCGTTTNTGGATCGAATCTCTCAAACAGCGCCATCTGAGCGGCGTTCAGCATTGCTTCTCCCAACGCCGAACCCCGCCCGGACAATGGCACCAAGAACCCTATCAACTTGTTACTCGAAATCTCAGAAGGTTCCTGACTCTGATGAGTAGCATGAACCTCGGACCCTGATTGGGTGGGCGATAGCCTTGGAGAAGGCACTTCTGCCTGGATAACAACAGCTAGCGCCGCTTCGCGGTTTGATTCTTCCATTAATTCCAGCATCTTGGCTGTCGAAGTGGCTCCTTGGGGCTCAACCATCTCACTTGAGCCCGGCACCGCTGAATCTTCTGATAGATTATTGTTANGACCACTAGGATTGGAAACTGCTATACTGGTTGATGGCTTTTGCTTTTCTGCTAGAACCACCGCCTCTNGCTGGTCCTCCAAAAATATTCCATGGCCCATCGGGGGGGCACAGGCGCTAGTTAAGCACAAACACAAAAAGGTTGCTAGCCGACAAAAACGCTGGAGATATAAGCGCATTGAAAAAATCTGTAGCTCGCCCCAGAATTGATAAAAGTAAAAGCCCTGATTTTGCTGCACTGGTTGACAACCTACGCGAAAGTTATACGGCACCACCTGAAACTGGCCTCTATATAGTCCCCACCCCTATAGGTAACGCCGAGGATATCACTTTAAGGGCACTGAAAACACTAGACAGTGTCGATATAATTGCTTGCGAAGATACTAGGCACACCGGAAACCTCTTGTCTCGATATGGAATACGCACCCGACGCGTAGCATATCATGATCACAATGGGGCCAAGGCTAGGAGAAGACTACTCAGCCTTTTGGCAGGAGGCGCCTCTGTTGCCTTGGTCTNCGATGCGGNCACCCCTTTGATATCCGACCCTGGGTATAAACTAGTGGTTGAGGCATTAGAGGAGAATGTGCCTGTAGTGCCCTTGCCCGGTCCCTCAGCGCCAACGGCCGCTTTAATGTCTTCTGGGTTGCCGCCCGACAAATATTTTTTTGGCGGTTTTTTGCCCAGTGGGGGCGCGAATCGGAAGCGCGCCTTGAATGAACTGACCACAATTTCCGTAACGATTATCGTCTTAGAATCCCCTAGAAAACTTGGCGCCACCCTGAAGGACTTGTATTCGGCTCTCGGCGACCGCAAGGCTACGCTAGCCCGCGAGTTAACAAAACTACATGAGCACATAGAGCGGGGAGGTCTAGCCCAATTGGCGGAAAGATATCAAAGCAAATCTGAAAACCCGAGGGGAGAGCTCGCAATCGTTATTGGCCCACCCACCACGCAACAGCTTGAATCTCTTCTGAGAGCCCAATTAGAAGAAGTCACCGAGCCCTTGCGCCTGGCCTTGGAACACATGAATACAAAAAGCGCTGTGCAATACATGGCTAACTCGACAGGGTTGAGTAAACGTGTGCTGTATAAAAGAGCCCTGGAGCTAAAAAAAATTAAGGAGTAGGGGCAGGCCAGATTATTTTAAGACTAAGGTCAGGTTACATATCAGAGGCAAACAGCTTATATTTATACGCAGATTCATAATACGAAACCCATAAAATAAAGTGGTTCCCACCAAAAGCTAAGACAAAATCGTATGCTATCACCTTCAATACTCAAGACCCTAACTACAGCCTTTATTTTGGGTGTCCTGGCCCATTTTCTCCAAGGGTGTAGTCCAACTGGCACAGTTCTGGGAGCAGGCGCCCGGACAGGTCTCGCGCTTGCTGAAGATCGCCCGGTAGAAGAAATATGGGGAGACACCCTGCTCAAGGTTACAATCAACAAAAAGCTTCTCGAAAGTTCTTTCCGCGAAACGTTTTGGTCCCTTAACACCACCATCTTCGAGGGAAGGGTCCTGATCACTGGCAATGTGAAGAACACCACCTTAAGAGATCAGGTGAACCAAATAGTTTGGGGAGTAAAGGGAGTGCGGGAAGTCTTAAACGAAATAGAAATTCAGGAAACCAATAATGTGACCCAAATTGCCCGCGACAAATTTATAAAAACATCTCTCCAAGCCAGATTGCTGGGTGATAAAATTGTTTCTGACATCAACTATAAAATGGTCGCCCATAATAACGTTCTATATATTATAGGAGTTGCCCAGAGCCAGGATGAGCTTGAGAAAGTTGTGGCCCATGCACGAGCCATTCGTTACGTGAAACGATTTGTGAACTATATCTGGCTTGCTGATAATCCGTCGCGTTCAAGATAAATATATTTGGCTAGATCGGAGAACTGGAGATAAATTTATGACGCTAACTATCGGAGTCCAGATGGATCCACTGGANACCATTGACCCGTCGGCCGATTCCACCCTTGCGCTCGCTCGTGCAGCCCAGCAGCGCGGCCACAAGCTATTTCATTACCTATCCACGTCCCTAACGTTAAACATGACGGAGGTGNTAGCCCGGACTAGATCTTTCNAAATCGATACGAATAAAGACCCCTTTTATAGAGTAGGGGATGAGACGTTATCGTCCCTCAAAATGATGGATGTCATTTTGATGCGCCAAGACCCACCTTTCGATATGGCATATATTACCGCAACCCACATTCTAGAACATCTCCAGCCGCAAACCCTGATAGTTAATAACCCAGAAGCGGTNCGAAACTCTCCTGAAAAACTCTTGGTGACACATTTCCCGGACGTAATGCCGCCCACCCTAATCACNTCGGATCCCGNAGCTGCGAGAGCTTTCCGTGCTGAACATGAAGATGTAATTGTTAAGCCCCTCTTCGGCAACGGTGGAGCAAGTGTTTTTCACATTCGGCGGGGAGACGAAAACTTCAATGTGCTTTTAGAAACACTGCTTGGCTTGTCACGTGAACCTTTGATTATTCAACGTTACTTGCCTGAAGTCCGACGCGGAGACAAACGCATATTATTGATTGATGGAGCACCAGTGGGCGCTATAAATCGCGTGCCCCGTGACGGGGAAGTCAGGGCAAATATGCACGTCGGCGCCACACCTAAACCGACTGACCTTACGTCACGAGATCATGATATTTGCCAACTAATCGGGCCCAAACTTCAGAGAGAGGGTCTATTATTCGTTGGGATAGATGTTATTGGGAACTATCTAACAGAGATCAATGTAACTTCGCCAACGGGCATTCAGGAGTACGAAAGATTTACAGGTGTCGACTTATCACATCAGTTTTGGGATGTGATAGAGAAACGANTAAAAACATAGCCTATTTGTAACCGCNGTAGTCNCTAGTATTGTATCCTCATAAAACAAGATCTCCTAATTTCGTCTTTCGGCACCACTGCCCAGCCGTTTGCCACCGAAAACATGGCTATGAAAATGCATTACCTCCTGATTTGCGTCGTTGCCGTTGTTACTAACCACTCGGAAACCCGACTCCGCCACCCCCATCATCCTAGCAACCTTCCCTAGGGCCCTCATGTAGGAAGCCAGCTCTGCGTCGCTAGCCTGGGCAACAAAATCATCGAGAGATACATACTCTCCCTTGGGTATCACTAAAACGTGGACAGGAGTTAGTTGGGCAATATCATGAAAAGCTAAAACATGCTCGTCCTCATAAACCTTGTTTGCCTCCAATTGCCCCCTCAAAATTTGAGCAAACACATTTTCTTTGTTGTAAACCATATTATCGCTCCCACACCCTCAGCTTATTTTATCGGGACGAAGGATGTTTGCCCGCCTTGCGCGAGTCTAAGCCGGAAATTCCCTGACGCCTCTTCAATTCCCTATAAACATCTGATGGCGTTACTTCATTAATCTCCCAAAACATCATCAGATGAAATAACAGGTCAGCACTTTCAGAAACCAGTCCTTCCTTATTATCCATTACCCCAGCTATTACGGCCTCCACAGCCTCTTCACCTACTTTTTGGCCAATCCGTTCTTTGCCACCTGAAAACTGTCCAGCCACATACGAAACCTTTGGATCGGCCGAACGACGCGCCCTGATAACGTCAAATAACTCCGCCAAAATGATCCCTGAATTATCAGCCATACAACTGCTCCCGGCTTTTTAAGACGTTCCTAATTTCCCTCGGCTCCATCTCGGACAGCCGAGTAAAAAAACAGCTCCTTCGCCCAGTATGACAAGCTACCCCTGTCTGGTCGACTAACGCTAGCAAGGTATCCCCATCGCAATCCAAGAGAAGCTCAACGAGAGATTGCCGTTGGCCTGATTGCTCCCCTTTCTGCCAAAGTTG
This genomic interval from Rhodospirillaceae bacterium contains the following:
- a CDS encoding ribonuclease PH, which translates into the protein MRPSKRSLTDLRPISIETNVSKHAEGSXLIKFGHTHVLCTASVDGRVPPFLRNTGSGWITAEYGMLPRSTHTRTDREASRGKQSGRTLEIQRLIGRSLRSVANLDKFGERQVRLDCDVLQADGGTRTASITGAYVALNQAFERLRLEQLIEVNPLFDQVAAISCGVVKGQIVVDLDYDEDSNAEVDANFVLCSGGGLIEVQASGEGGPFTKEQFNKMLALAEISCQELFVHQRDHLLSRE
- the rdgB gene encoding non-canonical purine NTP pyrophosphatase, RdgB/HAM1 family; this encodes MRAILAPLNLKVIAASDMQLKEPVEDGDTFAANAEIKATSASRSTGLPAIADDSGLVVPALNGCPGIYSARWAGPEKNYTKAINLIKTRLGNLSKNAHFTCALTVSXPSGICQTFIGQVFGRLTFPSRGTKGFGYDPIFIPDGYSETFGEMDQNTKHAISHRSQAFNQLREELL
- a CDS encoding coproporphyrinogen III oxidase; the protein is MPTTIPNINHALRCQSQEQADLAIYVHWPYCLSKCPYCDFNSHVEQSVPPSDWSAAIRKQIKEGAKLLGPRKITSIFFGGGTPSLMEPKIVGEIIDQIGQQWHLQDSVEITLEANPNSSEAEKFADLRNAGVNRLSLGVQSLVDRDLKFLGREHTAREARAAAEIARDTFTHSSIDLIYSRPAQTMDQWEKELREAIGLVGDHISVYQLTIERGTAFYARQKSGXLLIPNDDTAVQLYRQTQSLLCDLGLPAYEISNHAHPGSESQHNLAYWLYKDYLGVGPGAHSRXTLDGRIYALSQLRSPAKWFRESKMGNFLENCRDSLSLLQSTREIVIMGLRLHQGISKXWFEKRTGHLLDEMLDFSVLRNLSVNNFIINNTEKLQLTTRGRPLLNAIIERLLP
- the rsmI gene encoding 16S rRNA (cytidine(1402)-2'-O)-methyltransferase, yielding MDKSKSPDFAALVDNLRESYTAPPETGLYIVPTPIGNAEDITLRALKTLDSVDIIACEDTRHTGNLLSRYGIRTRRVAYHDHNGAKARRRLLSLLAGGASVALVXDAXTPLISDPGYKLVVEALEENVPVVPLPGPSAPTAALMSSGLPPDKYFFGGFLPSGGANRKRALNELTTISVTIIVLESPRKLGATLKDLYSALGDRKATLARELTKLHEHIERGGLAQLAERYQSKSENPRGELAIVIGPPTTQQLESLLRAQLEEVTEPLRLALEHMNTKSAVQYMANSTGLSKRVLYKRALELKKIKE
- a CDS encoding glutathione synthase — translated: MTLTIGVQMDPLXTIDPSADSTLALARAAQQRGHKLFHYLSTSLTLNMTEVXARTRSFXIDTNKDPFYRVGDETLSSLKMMDVILMRQDPPFDMAYITATHILEHLQPQTLIVNNPEAVRNSPEKLLVTHFPDVMPPTLITSDPXAARAFRAEHEDVIVKPLFGNGGASVFHIRRGDENFNVLLETLLGLSREPLIIQRYLPEVRRGDKRILLIDGAPVGAINRVPRDGEVRANMHVGATPKPTDLTSRDHDICQLIGPKLQREGLLFVGIDVIGNYLTEINVTSPTGIQEYERFTGVDLSHQFWDVIEKRXKT
- a CDS encoding histidine triad nucleotide-binding protein; the protein is MVYNKENVFAQILRGQLEANKVYEDEHVLAFHDIAQLTPVHVLVIPKGEYVSLDDFVAQASDAELASYMRALGKVARMMGVAESGFRVVSNNGNDANQEVMHFHSHVFGGKRLGSGAERRN
- the hisE gene encoding phosphoribosyl-ATP diphosphatase, whose product is MADNSGIILAELFDVIRARRSADPKVSYVAGQFSGGKERIGQKVGEEAVEAVIAGVMDNKEGLVSESADLLFHLMMFWEINEVTPSDVYRELKRRQGISGLDSRKAGKHPSSR
- a CDS encoding phosphoribosyl-AMP cyclohydrolase; amino-acid sequence: MKADASERIRFDKAGLIPVVAQQYNTGEVLMVAWMDLEAFNATLSTGWMHYFSRSRQQLWQKGEQSGQRQSLVELLLDCDGDTLLALVDQTGVACHTGRRSCFFTRLSEMEPREIRNVLKSREQLYG